A genomic window from Glycine max cultivar Williams 82 chromosome 17, Glycine_max_v4.0, whole genome shotgun sequence includes:
- the LOC100796312 gene encoding ubiquitin C-terminal hydrolase 22: MSSKINGQISPQPCPHLAEFRRTSAKPFLALHNCLRIKPPGGRAALRRDPDEVPRCCSCGLSAPSRLYACVTCAAIFCHSSTGVGLSHAAAHAASMPPGHQIAVDVDRAELFCCACHDQVYDRDFDAAVVIAQTAASTLGGDPPPPIPSPQPENLRKKRRVDYRPWAPDLRERALIGSCSVPIAGAGTVADLSPDLPRGLRGLNNLGNTCFMNSVLQALLHTPPLRNYFLSDRHNRYFCQKKNNGDVDGALKRSGGNNGNKNARTCLACDMDAMFSSVFSGDRAPYSPAKFLYSWWQHAANLATYEQQDAHEFFISMLDGIHEKVEKVRCKPHSEGNGDCCIAHKVFSGILRSDVTCMACGFTSTTYDPCIDISLDLEPNQGGSTKITTASSNHSCNGEPDCMNSSQNCGTSTLMGCLKRFTRAERLGSDQKFFCRQCQVRQETLKQMSIRKLPLVSCFHIKRFEHSSTRKMSRKVDRYLQFPFSLDMSPYLSSTILRNRFGNRIFPFDGDEPDASDELCSEFELFAVVTHSGKLDAGHYVTYLRLSNQWYKCDDAWVTQVDENIVRAAQCYMMFYVQKMLYYKATDKQVAS; the protein is encoded by the exons ATGTCCTCCAAGATCAACGGTCAGATTTCTCCCCAGCCCTGTCCCCACTTGGCCGAGTTCCGCCGCACCTCCGCCAAGCCATTCCTAGCCCTCCACAACTGCCTCCGGATCAAGCCCCCCGGCGGCCGCGCCGCCCTCCGCCGCGATCCCGACGAGGTCCCTCGCTGCTGTTCCTGTGGCCTCTCCGCCCCTTCCCGCCTCTACGCCTGCGTCACCTGCGCCGCCATCTTCTGTCACTCATCCACCGGCGTCGGCCTCTCCCACGCCGCCGCTCACGCCGCCTCAATGCCGCCCGGCCACCAGATCGCCGTCGACGTCGACCGCGCCGAGCTCTTCTGCTGCGCGTGTCACGACCAGGTCTACGATCGCGACTTCGACGCCGCCGTCGTGATCGCTCAGACCGCCGCGTCAACTCTCGGCGGCGATCCTCCGCCGCCGATCCCGTCGCCACAGCCGGAGAATCTCCGAAAGAAGCGCCGCGTAGATTACCGGCCTTGGGCGCCGGATCTGCGCGAGCGCGCTCTGATCGGAAGCTGCTCTGTCCCGATCGCCGGCGCTGGCACCGTCGCCGATCTTTCGCCGGATTTGCCGCGCGGATTGCGCGGATTGAACAATTTGGGGAACACGTGCTTCATGAACTCGGTGTTGCAAGCGCTGCTTCACACGCCGCCGTTGCGGAATTACTTCTTGAGCGATAGGCACAATCGGTATTTCTGCCAGAAGAAAAACAACGGTGACGTTGACGGTGCTTTGAAGAGAAGTGGCGGCAACAATGGGAACAAGAATGCGCGAACATGCTTGGCTTGCGATATGGATGCTATGTTCTCTTCTGTGTTTTCTGGAGATCGTGCACCTTATAGCCCCGCTAAGTTTTTATACAG TTGGTGGCAGCACGCAGCAAACCTTGCCACTTATGAACAACAGGATGCACATGAGTTTTTCATTTCCATGCTTGATGGAATCCATGAGAAGGTGGAGAAGGTTAGGTGTAAGCCACATAGTGAAG GCAATGGTGACTGTTGTATTGCTCATAAAGTATTCTCTGGTATCTTGCGATCAGATGTTACATGTATGGCCTGTGGTTTCACATCAACTACTTATGACCCATGCATAGACATCTCACTGGACTTGGAACCGAATCAAGGGGGTTCTACCAAAATTACTACTGCATCATCCAATCATTCTTGCAATGGTGAGCCAGATTGCATGAATTCAAGCCAAAACTGTGGAACATCTACCCTGATGGGATGCTTGAAGAGATTTACAAGAGCAGAAAGATTGGGGTCAGACCAAAAATTTTTCTGTCGGCAGTGTCAGGTGAGGCAAGAAACTCTCAAACAGATGTCCATTAGGAAGCTTCCCCTTGTTTCTTGCTTCCATATAAAAAGATTTGAGCACTCTTCAACAAGAAAGATGTCAAGGAAAGTGGATCGCTACCTGCAGTTCCCATTTTCACTGGACATGTCTCCTTATCTATCATCAACAATTTTAAGGAATCGATTTGGGAATAGGATCTTTCCTTTTGATGGGGATGAGCCGGATGCTTCAGATGAGTTGTGTTCAGAGTTTGAGTTGTTTGCCGTTGTCACGCACAGTGGTAAGCTAGACGCTGGCCATTATGTCACTTATCTGCGATTAAGTAATCAGTGGTACAAGTGTGATGATGCCTGGGTTACTCAAGTAGATGAGAACATTGTGAGGGCTGCACAGTGTTACATGATGTTCTATGTACAGAAGATGCTTTACTATAAAGCAACTGATAAACAGGTTGCCTCATGA
- the LOC100306475 gene encoding uncharacterized protein LOC100306475, with protein MEVQIPNHTVFDMPSLLQAVVADTVLAAAQSIALIGYLLTNGTSSVSPNLTEVDGRFPLEDLFGRKRAYLQNKNSETEDEEDGDEDDEDGPDEDEDGDDEEFSGEEGDEGGDPEDEANGEGSDDGDEDDDGDDNGDEEDDDDGEDEEEDEEEDEEETPQPPPTKKRK; from the exons ATGGAGGTTCAGATTCCAAATCACACTGTTTTCGACATGCCTTCACTTCTCCAAGCTGTGGTCGCCGACACTGTTCTCGCCGCTGCTCAATCTATTGCTTTG ATTGGATATCTGCTTACTAATGGCACTAGTTCAGTGTCACCAAATTTGACTGAAGTGGATGGAAG GTTTCCTTTAGAAGACCTTTTTGGGAGGAAACGTGCTTATCTACAAAACAAGAATAGTGAAACAGAGGACGAGGAGGATGGAGATGAGGATGATGAAGATGGACCTGACGAGGATGAGGATGGAGATGACGAAGAATTCTCAGGTGAAGAAGGCGATGAAGGAGGGGACCCTGAAGATGAGGCTAATGGTGAAGGAAGTGATGATGGGGATGAGGATGATGATGGCGATGACAACGGCGAcgaggaagatgatgatgacggagaagatgaagaggaggatgaggaggaagatgaagaggaGACCCCACAACCACCTCCTACTAAGAAGAGAAAGTGA